Proteins encoded in a region of the Dasypus novemcinctus isolate mDasNov1 chromosome 24, mDasNov1.1.hap2, whole genome shotgun sequence genome:
- the INSM1 gene encoding insulinoma-associated protein 1, translating into MPRGFLVKRSKKSTPVSYRVRSGEDGDRALLLSPGCGVARAEAPAPNPGQGPLPPPPAERAHAVLAAALACAPGPPPPPPGPRAAHFGNPEAAHPAPLYSPTRPVSREHEKHKYFERSFNLSSPVSAESFPTPAALLGGGAGAGGNGVGGGGTCGGDALLFAPAELKLGTAFAAGAEAARGSAPPLPPAASLRPPGKRPAPAAAAATAEPPAKAAKAPSSKKPKAIRKLHFEDEVTTSPVLGLKIKEGPVEGPRGRAGGAARPLGEFICQLCKEEYADPFALAQHKCSRIVRVEYRCPECAKVFSCPANLASHRRWHKPRPAPAAARAPEPEAATRAEAREATGGGSDRDTPSPGGVSESGSEDGLYECHHCAKKFRRQAYLRKHLLAHHQALQAKSAPPAPPAEDLLALYPGPDEKAPQEVAGDGEAAGVLGLSAPAECHLCPVCGETFPSKGAQERHLRLLHAAQVFPCKYCPATFYSSPGLTRHINKCHPSENRQVILLQVPVRPAC; encoded by the coding sequence ATGCCCCGCGGCTTCCTGGTGAAACGCAGCAAGAAGTCCACGCCCGTGTCCTACCGGGTCCGCAGCGGCGAAGACGGTGACCGTGCGCTGCTGCTTTCGCCGGGCTGCGGGGTCGCCCGCGCCGAAGCCCCCGCGCCGAACCCCGGGCAGGGCCCtctgccgccgccgcccgccgagCGCGCCCATGCGGTGCTCGCCGCCGCGCTCGCCTGCGCGCCGGGTCCTCCGCCACCCCCGCCGGGCCCGCGGGCCGCTCACTTCGGCAACCCCGAGGCCGCGCACCCGGCGCCGCTCTACAGCCCCACGCGGCCCGTGAGCCGCGAGCACGAGAAGCACAAGTACTTTGAGCGCAGCTTCAACCTCAGCTCGCCGGTCTCGGCCGAGTCCTTCCCCACGCCCGCCGCGTTGCTCGGAGGCGGTGCGGGCGCCGGCGGGAACGGCGTGGGCGGCGGCGGCACCTGCGGCGGCGACGCGCTGCTCTTCGCGCCCGCCGAGCTCAAGCTGGGCACGGCGTTCGCGGCGGGCGCCGAGGCGGCCCGCGGCTCCGCgcccccgctgccccctgccGCCTCCCTGCGGCCCCCGGGCAAGCGACCCGCACCCGCAGCCGCCGCAGCTACTGCCGAGCCGCCCGCCAAGGCAGCCAAGGCCCCCAGCTCCAAGAAGCCCAAAGCCATCCGCAAGCTGCACTTCGAGGACGAGGTGACCACGTCGCCCGTGCTGGGGCTCAAGATCAAGGAGGGCCCGGTGGAGGGGCCGCGGGGCCGCGCGGGAGGCGCGGCGCGGCCGCTGGGCGAGTTCATCTGCCAGCTGTGCAAGGAGGAGTACGCCGACCCGTTCGCGCTGGCGCAGCACAAGTGCTCGCGCATCGTGCGCGTGGAGTACCGCTGCCCCGAGTGCGCCAAGGTCTTCAGCTGCCCAGCCAACCTGGCATCGCACCGCCGCTGGCACAAACCGCgacccgcgcccgccgccgcccgcgcacCGGAGCCGGAGGCCGCCACCAGGGCAGAGGCGCGGGAAGCGACGGGCGGCGGCAGCGACCGCGACACGCCGAGCCCCGGCGGCGTGTCCGAGTCGGGCTCGGAGGACGGGCTCTACGAGTGCCACCACTGCGCCAAGAAGTTCCGCCGCCAGGCCTATCTGCGCAAGCACCTGCTGGCGCACCACCAGGCGCTGCAGGCCAAGAGCGCGCCGCCTGCGCCCCCCGCTGAGGACCTACTGGCTCTGTACCCCGGGCCCGACGAGAAGGCGCCCCAGGAGGTGGCTGGCGACGGCGAGGCGGCGGGCGTGCTGGGCCTGAGTGCGCCCGCCGAGTGCCACCTGTGCCCGGTTTGCGGGGAGACGTTCCCCAGCAAGGGCGCCCAGGAGCGCCACCTGCGCCTGCTGCACGCCGCCCAGGTGTTCCCTTGCAAGTACTGCCCGGCCACCTTCTACAGTTCGCCGGGTCTCACGCGGCACATCAACAAGTGCCACCCATCCGAGAACAGACAGGTGATTCTCCTGCAGGTGCCCGTGCGCCCAGCCTGCTAG